Proteins encoded together in one Papaver somniferum cultivar HN1 unplaced genomic scaffold, ASM357369v1 unplaced-scaffold_21, whole genome shotgun sequence window:
- the LOC113339700 gene encoding uncharacterized protein LOC113339700, translating into MGRSNRLAKGMMPRHEARTYTPLNAPLEEIFKEVGKMSDIIYPTSRGIQFEETKDHPEYCHYHQYRGHSTNNYREVKDIVQHLIRDGYLRQFVRHPAQTTAAPNAPVHQVRIDRSTQFVNTVLHSSTQAYNLNPGIMYRIHKRDHNGKEIFSVAKDLPMEPWMLRPIFFSAQDVPMNDQSHSDPLVITLLIEEWGVRRILVDSGTSVEVLFYDTFKRMELSDDILVPSTYRIYGFNGTVTIPKGEVTLRVSEGGGYLDTLTTFCVVDVASPYEAIIGRPWIARIKGVASAYHQRLRCPTYKGIAEVVGDSQASRKCMQVDAQINEERQARQRREKNKAKESKAAEDLEKVISQAVMAYETQGS; encoded by the coding sequence ATGGGAAGAAGTAATAGGTTAGCTAAAGGAATGATGCCGAGGCACGAGGCGAGAACATACACCCCTTTGAAtgctccactagaagaaatcttcaaagaggtcGGGAAAATgagtgacatcatatacccaACTTCGAGAGGGATACAGTTCGAGGAGACCAAGGATCACCCAGAGTATTGCCATTATCATCAATATCGAGGCCACTCTACAAATAACTACCGAGAAGTAAAAGACATCGTGCAACATCTTATTCGAGACGGTTACCTGAGACAGTTCGTCCGACACCCGGCCCAGACGACCGCAGCGCCCAATGCACCCGTCCACCAGGTCAGGATCGACAGATCCACGCAGTTTGTCAACACGGTTTTGCATTCGTCCACTCAAGCATACAATCTTAATCCTGGAATCATGTATAGAATCCACAAGAGGGATCACAATGGGAAGGAAATTTTCAGTGTAGCAAAAGATTTGCCGATGGAACCCTGGATGCTGCGACCCATCTTTTTCTCGGCTCAGGATGTCCCGATGAACGACCAATCTCACAGTGATCCCTTGGTTATCACCCTGTTGATTGAGGAATGgggggtaagaaggatactagtGGATAGTGGGACCTCAGTCGAAGTACTCTTCTACGACACGTTCAAGAGGATGGAGTTGTCAGATGATATACTCGTCCCATCAACATATCGTATCTACGGTTTTAATGGGACCGTGACCATCCCAAAGGGTGAAGTAACCCTAAGGGTATCGGAAGGAGGTGGTTACCTAGATACGTTAACTACATTCTGTGTGGTCGATGTAGCCTCGCCTTATGAAGCCATTATCGGGAGACCGTGGATCGCGagaatcaaaggagtggcatcgGCTTATCATCAGAGGCTACGATGCCCAACGTACAAGGGGATAGCTGAGGTCGTAGGAGATTCACAGGCATCCCGAAAGTGCATGCAGGTCGACGCCCAAATAAATGAGGAGCGGCAAGCACGACAAAGGAGAGAGAAGAACAAGGCTAAAGAATCCAAAGCGGCAGAGGACTTGGAAAAAGTTATTTCGCAGGCGGTCATGGCATACGAAACACAAGGAAGCTAA
- the LOC113339805 gene encoding subtilisin-like protease SBT1.4, giving the protein MEKKQKKPSTLPYLTIFLFLTSITQTISSEEELQTYIVHVSKPHKPQIFTTHQHWYESTLSSLSSSNSIHSAKLLYTYDHTLHGFAARITPSQASQLRKAPGIRTILSERVRHIRTTRSPGFLGLNQASGLWPNSGYAEDVVIGVLDTGIWPERRSFSDVGLSAVPATWKGICQVASDFPATSCNKKVIGARYFSAGYEARYGPINETSESKSPRDTEGHGTHTASTAAGAPVKDAGFYEFAHGEARGMATKARLSIYKICWEKGCLDADILAALDQAVADGVDVISISVSLSGQNDYDDDSFAIGAFRAVEKGIFVSTAGGNSGPKAATVENIAPWLLTVGAASMDRSFPVDTILGDGTKFRGISLYSGAGLDPKVQYPLVFAGDHGHRLCVPGTLKSDEIKGTIVVCDRGANSNVEKGSAVKLAGGVGMILACTATTGTTNSADLHILPSSLVDPTAGDKIKEYIESAASPTATLVPHGAIIGPSPAAPQVASFSGRGPNEVTPQIIKPDIIAPGVNILASWTGAVSPSELDVDPRRVEFNFQSGTSMACPHVSGLAALLRKAHPKWSPAAIKSAIMTTAYNLDNLGGNIKDVFTDKDSTPHQHGSGHVDPNRAVDPGLIYDLGTNDYIKFLCSSEYDENRIAVLVKDRTVDCSTMTFANGPGDLNYPSFSVVFKSDTDVVKYSRVVTNVGKSVNAVYEAKVTNVGAVDVKVIPSKLVFNAKNKTLSYEIKFTSLASKGDGEPKFGAIQWSDGAHIVRSPIAYSWDSSPYYSSI; this is encoded by the coding sequence AtggagaagaagcagaagaaaccTTCTACACTCCCATATCTCACAATCTTCCTCTTTCTCACTAGTATAACTCAAAccatctcatcagaagaagagctGCAAACTTATATCGTACATGTATCAAAACCCCATAAGCCACAAATATTCACTACACATCAACATTGGTATGAATCAACTCTTTCTTCACTCTCTTCttcaaactccatacactcagcTAAACTTCTCTACACCTATGATCACACCCTTCATGGATTTGCAGCTAGGATTACACCAAGTCAAGCATCACAACTCCGCAAAGCTCCAGGCATTCGTACTATACTATCTGAACGTGTTCGGCATATACGTACGACTCGTTCGCCGGGTTTCCTTGGATTGAATCAGGCGTCTGGTCTATGGCCGAATTCTGGTTATGCGGAGGATGTTGTTATTGGAGTTTTAGATACCGGAATCTGGCCGGAACGGAGGAGTTTCTCTGATGTCGGGCTTTCGGCCGTGCCGGCGACGTGGAAGGGGATATGTCAAGTTGCATCAGATTTTCCTGCGACTTCATGTAACAAAAAGGTGATTGGTGCTAGGTACTTCTCAGCTGGATATGAAGCTAGATATGGACCAATCAATGAGACTTCGGAATCTAAATCACCAAGAGATACTGAAGGTCATGGGACCCATACTGCATCAACAGCTGCTGGAGCTCCCGTTAAAGATGCTGGATTTTACGAATTTGCCCATGGTGAAGCCAGAGGAATGGCAACAAAAGCAAGGCTCTCCATATACAAAATTTGTTGGGAAAAAGGATGTCTTGATGCTGATATTTTAGCTGCTTTAGACCAAGCCGTTGCCGATGGCGTCGACGTCATATCGATTTCGGTTAGCTTATCCGGTCAAAATGACTACGACGACGACTCCTTTGCAATCGGAGCGTTCCGAGCTGTTGAAAAGGGTATTTTCGTATCTACTGCAGGTGGTAATTCAGGTCCGAAGGCGGCAACAGTTGAAAACATCGCTCCGTGGTTATTAACCGTCGGTGCGGCATCAATGGACCGAAGTTTCCCCGTCGATACAATTTTAGGCGATGGAACGAAATTTCGGGGAATCAGTCTTTACTCCGGAGCTGGACTAGACCCCAAGGTTCAATATCCTCTTGTTTTTGCTGGTGACCATGGTCATAGATTATGTGTCCCAGGTACATTAAAGAGCGATGAAATAAAGGGTACAATCGTCGTTTGCGATCGTGGCGCTAACAGTAACGTCGAAAAAGGTAGTGCCGTTAAGTTAGCCGGCGGTGTAGGAATGATTCTTGCCTGTACTGCCACTACCGGAACTACAAATTCTGCTGATTTACATATTCTTCCATCATCATTGGTTGATCCAACGGCTGGAGATAAAATCAAAGAATACATCGAGTCGGCAGCTTCACCAACTGCTACGCTTGTTCCACATGGGGCAATAATCGGCCCGTCTCCGGCGGCTCCTCAGGTAGCCTCTTTCTCCGGTCGGGGGCCAAATGAGGTAACTCCACAGATTATTAAGCCGGATATTATTGCACCGGGGGTGAATATTTTGGCGAGTTGGACCGGAGCAGTGAGTCCATCTGAGTTAGATGTTGATCCAAGACGAGTTGAGTTTAATTTTCAATCGGGTACATCTATGGCTTGTCCTCATGTTAGTGGGCTTGCTGCATTGTTACGTAAAGCCCATCCAAAATGGAGTCCAGCTGCTATAAAATCAGCTATCATGACTACTGCTTACAACTTGGATAATTTGGGTGGTAATATTAAAGATGTTTTTACAGATAAAGATTCTACACCACACCAACATGGCTCCGGTCACGTCGATCCAAACCGAGCTGTCGATCCTGGTCTGATATACGATCTCGGTACCAATGACTATATCAAGTTCTTGTGCTCCAGTGAATATGACGAAAATAGAATCGCAGTTCTAGTTAAAGACCGTACAGTCGATTGTTCTACAATGACATTTGCTAATGGGCCTGGTGATCTCAACTACCCGTCTTTCTCGGTTGTTTTCAAGTCCGATACCGATGTCGTCAAGTACAGCAGAGTTGTAACCAATGTCGGGAAGTCGGTGAACGCGGTATATGAAGCCAAGGTAACGAACGTCGGAGCCGTAGATGTGAAGGTGATCCCAAGTAAACTAGTGTTCAATGCAAAAAACAAGACTCTTTCTTATGAGATCAAGTTTACTAGTTTGGCTAGTAAAGGTGATGGAGAGCCCAAGTTTGGAGCCATACAATGGAGTGATGGGGCTCATATCGTTCGAAGCCCAATTGCATATTCATGGGATAGCTCACCATATTATTCCTCCATCTAA
- the LOC113339804 gene encoding subtilisin-like protease SBT1.8, whose protein sequence is MAMASSSSPPPLIWVSFIIIFSCFFISSSLAEKKTYIVHMNHNLKPTTYSSSNEWYTAHLQYFTSESDTTATESESPLLYTYDTVYYGFAVSLESEQADSLRNSDSVLGVYEDAVYQLHTTRTPEFLGLNTDMGLWTGHSTRELDNASNDVIVGVLDTGVWPESESFSDAGMPPVPARWKGRCESGVDFKATSCNKKLIGARSFSKGFRMASGGGGAGGEAGGSTKKPKENETPRDRDGHGTHTASTAAGSIVRNASLLGYAKGTARGMAPSARVAAYKVCWATGCFGSDILAAMDQAITDGVDVLSMSLGGGSSPYYRDTIAIGAFSAMEKGIFVSCSAGNSGPGRATLANVAPWIMTVGAGTLDRDFPAYADLGNKIKYSGVSLYSGSGMGKKPLSLVYSKENGTSNLCLPGSLEPAQVKGKVVLCDRGINARVEKGAVVRDAGGIGMILANTAASGEELVADSHLLPAVAVGRKVGDQIRAYVRSTSNPTAVLSFGGTVLNIRPSPVVAAFSSRGPNVVTPQILKPDLIGPGVNILAAWSESVGPTGLSRDTRKTQFNIMSGTSMSCPHISGVAALLKAAHPDWSPSAMKSALMTTAYTTDNTKSPLRDATDGSKSNPWAHGSGHVDPQKALNPGLVYDITTEDYIAFLCGLDYTINQVQAVVKRANVTCAKKFKDVGELNYPSFSVLFGGNRTVRFSRELTNVGPARALYDVVIGGPKNVGVSVRPKQLTFRQVGEKKRFVVTFVAKRGGGMRMSKKASGDSFGEIVWTSKQHQVRTPVSYQWSSQVHG, encoded by the exons ATGGccatggcttcttcttcttctcctcctcctctaaTCTGGGTTTCATTCATAATCATCTTCTCATGTTTCTTCATTTCTTCATCATTAGCAGAGAAGAAAACATATATTgttcatatgaatcataacctaaAACCCACCACATATTCATCATCAAATGAATGGTACACTGCTCATCTCCAATACTTCACATCTGAGTCAGACACTACCGCTACCGAGTCAGAATCACCACTTTTATACACATATGATACTGTTTACTACGGGTTTGCAGTTTCACTCGAGTCAGAACAAGCTGACTCATTGAGGAATTCTGACTCGGTTCTAGGAGTGTATGAAGATGCTGTTTATCAGCTCCATACGACTCGGACTCCTGAGTTTCTCGGTCTTAACACGGATATGGGTTTATGGACGGGTCATAGCACGAGAGAGTTGGATAATGCTTCTAATGATGTGATTGTTGGTGTTCTTGATACGGGTGTTTGGCCTGAATCGGAGAGTTTTTCTGATGCGGGTATGCCGCCGGTTCCAGCTCGGTGGAAAGGTAGGTGTGAATCGGGTGTTGATTTCAAAGCGACGAGTTGTAACAAGAAGCTGATTGGTGCAAGGAGTTTCTCTAAGGGGTTTCGTAtggctagtggtggtggtggtgctggtggtgaaGCGGGAGGAAGTACTAAAAAGCCCAAAGAGAATGAGACACCTAGAGATCGTGATGGACACGGCACTCATACTGCCAGCACGGCTGCTGGTTCCATTGTGAGGAATGCTAGTTTGCTCGGGTACGCAAAGGGTACGGCACGTGGTATGGCACCGAGTGCACGTGTCGCTGCTTATAAAGTTTGTTGGGCGACTGGTTGTTTCGGGTCGGATATTTTAGCTGCGATGGATCAAGCTATAACAGACGGTGTAGATGTATTATCTATGTCTTTAGGTGGCGGTTCTTCTCCTTATTACCGTGATACGATCGCCATTGGTGCATTTTCAGCCATGGAGAAAGGTATCTTCGTTTCCTGTTCTGCTGGTAACTCGGGTCCAGGTCGGGCTACCTTGGCTAACGTTGCTCCGTGGATCATGACCGTTGGTGCTGGTACATTGGACCGTGATTTCCCAGCTTATGCTGATTTAGGTAACAAGATAAAGTATTCGGGTGTATCCTTATACAGTGGTTCGGGTATGGGTAAGAAACCGTTGAGCTTAGTCTACAGCAAAGAGAATGGAACCAGCAATTTGTGCTTACCCGGTTCGTTAGAACCGGCACAAGTGAAGGGCAAAGTGGTCTTATGTGATAGAGGAATTAACGCACGTGTTGAAAAGGGTGCTGTTGTACGTGATGCTGGAGGGATTGGTATGATATTAGCAAACACGGCAGCCTCCGGTGAGGAATTGGTTGCCGATAGTCACTTGTTGCCAGCCGTTGCCGTTGGAAGAAAAGTAGGTGATCAAATCAGGGCGTATGTGCGCTCTACTTCTAATCCGACGGCTGTGTTGAGTTTCGGCGGGACCGTTCTTAATATCCGTCCATCTCCAGTTGTTGCTGCTTTTAGTTCCAGAGGTCCAAATGTTGTCACCCCACAGATTCTTAAACCTGATCTGATTGGTCCAGGTGTCAACATCTTAGCTGCTTGGTCTGAGTCAGTGGGTCCTACTGGATTATCAAGAGATACAAGGAAGACTCAGTTTAATATCATGTCTG GTACATCAATGTCATGCCCACATATCAGTGGTGTAGCAGCATTACTAAAAGCAGCACATCCTGATTGGAGTCCAAGTGCAATGAAGTCAGCTCTGATGACAACAGCCTATACGACAGACAACACCAAATCACCTCTCCGCGACGCAACTGACGGATCCAAATCGAACCCATGGGCTCACGGATCCGGTCATGTCGATCCACAAAAAGCCCTTAACCCGGGTCTTGTGTATGACATCACAACAGAGGACTACATTGCGTTTCTATGCGGCTTGGACTACACTATCAACCAAGTACAAGCAGTTGTGAAGCGTGCGAATGTTACGTGCGCTAAGAAGTTTAAAGATGTGGGTGAACTTAACTACCCGTCTTTCAGTGTCTTGTTTGGAGGAAACAGGACCGTTAGATTTAGTAGGGAGTTAACAAATGTGGGACCAGCTAGAGCACTTTATGATGTTGTGATTGGTGGGCCTAAGAATGTTGGGGTTTCAGTCAGGCCCAAGCAGCTAACATTCAGACAAGTTGGTGAGAAGAAGAGATTTGTGGTTACATTTGTTGCTAAGAGAGGTGGAGGGATGAGGATGAGTAAGAAAGCTAGTGGAGATTCATTTGGTGAGATTGTTTGGACTAGTAAACAACATCAAGTTAGAACCCCAGTTTCTTACCAATGGTCTTCTCAAGTCCATGGGTAA